A single genomic interval of Dysidea avara chromosome 8, odDysAvar1.4, whole genome shotgun sequence harbors:
- the LOC136264609 gene encoding bone morphogenetic protein 4-like: MMKFSVCLLLTISHFTAHSVPIRHLVEEQQPVKVTRREANSDSENIDDNLEINEFARELTNATLPSYLKDLFANFNFPSELAHTLKNQKMTKANTIRSFENQAMGTGCGYYKFGIDKASIDGEEIIHAELRLLQMISMPGDYYEVNIYYLLNDNNIDSPLKLTFKHTDSSLGWKTFDVTPIVENWKQGWANYGLKVTLTKGEQQLSCEGVYSSEEQEDILNTKPLLVVFTRANTNKFLSELFKDKGISDIKHKKVRRESNSTSSIQTSHVSCHLQKMEVSNTAISAGNIHLVVPKFFDVGVCGGHCPRLPVESLTDYASILSLHYYQTRGHEGAPKRCCVPTNFELIQMVFYNELTHETIYKNVPARATSCGCV; this comes from the exons ATGATGAAGTTCTCAGTGTGCCTACTACTAACTATCAGTCATTTTACAGCTCACTCGGTTCCCATCAGACATTTGGTAGAGGAACAGCAACCAGTGAAGGTGACTAGAAGGGAAGCCAATTCAGACTCAGAGAACATTGACGACAATCTCGAAATAAATGAATTTGCTCGTGAACTAACCAATGCAACTCTACCTAGCTACTTGAAGGATCTCTTTGCCAACTTTAACTTTCCCAGTGAACTAGCCCATACACTGAAAAACCAAAAGATGACCAAAGCAAACACAATACGATCCTTTGAGAATCAAGCAATGG GTACTGGTTGTGGATATTATAAATTTGGCATTGACAAGGCCAGTATTGATGGAGAGGAAATAATTCATGCTGAACTACGTCTACTACAGATGATCTCAATGCCAGGAGACTACTATGAGGTCAATATTTATTACCTGCTCAATGACAACAACATTGACTCACCTCTAAAGCTCACCTTCAAGCACACTGACTCTAGTCTAGGATGGAAAACATTTGATGTCACTCCAATAGTTGAGAACTGGAAACAAGGATGGGCTAACTATGGCTTGAAAGTTACACTGACTAAAGGAGAACAACAACTATCATGTGAAGGTGTTTACTCTTCTGAAGAACAAGAAGATATACTGAACACTAAGCCTTTGTTAGTTGTGTTCACTCGTGCTAACACTAACAAATTCTTGAGTGAACTATTTAAAGACAAAGGGATATCAGATATAAAGCACAAGAAAGTAAGACGTGAGAGTAACAGTACTAGTTCTATTCAGACATCACATGTGTCATGTCATCTTCAAAAGATGGAGGTTAGCAACACTGCCATAAGTGCAGGAAATATCCATCTGGTGGTCCCCAAGTTTTTTGATGTTGGAGTGTGTGGGGGTCACTGTCCAAGACTACCAGTAGAATCATTAACTGATTATGCAAGTATTCTTTCCCTCCACTACTACCAGACCAGAGGCCATGAAGGGGCACCAAAAAGGTGTTGTGTACCAACTAATTTTGAACTGATCCAAATGGTGTTCTACAATGAGCTGACTCATGAGACCATCTACAAAAATGTTCCAGCTAGAGCTACCTCATGTGGTTGTGTATGA